The Alkalihalobacillus sp. TS-13 genomic interval CGTCGCTCCTAAGAAGTTTCCACCGTCCATGTCTGACATTTCACGACGGCCATCCCGAATCAAGTCAGCACCTTCTTCGATTCCTTTTTCAATATAACCGAGCACTTTTTCCCGGTGGGACTGCCGGATCACGGGTGTCAAAAGGACCTCTTCATCCAGACCGTTACCAATTGTCAGTTCATCTGCTTTTTTACGAAGGGCTTCCACAAACTTATCATTATCTCCGACGACCACGACTGCACTGCAGGCCATACAGCGTTGTCCTGCACTTCCGAATGTTGAGCTGATGACGTTTTGTACCGCTTTATCCATATCTGCATCCGGCATTACGACATGGTGATTTTTCGCTCCAGATAATGCCTGCACACGTTTACCGTTTTGAGCAGCCTTTTCATATACATATTTCGCTACAGGCTGAGAACCAACGAATGAAATCGCTTTGACTTCAGGGTGCTCAAGAAGACCATTAACGACATCATGCGCACCATGGACAATATTGAAGACACCTTCAGGCAGCCCAGCTTCCGTCAATAGTTCTGCCAATCGGTTCGCTAATATCGGGGTACGCTCTGAAGGCTTCAGTACGAATGTATTTCCGCATACGATCGCTAACGGGAACATCCATAAAGGCACCATCATCGGAAAATTGAACGGTGTGATTCCGCCGACAACGCCTAAAGGATAGCGGAGCATTTCGGAATCGATGTCCTCTGCGATGTTCGATAGCGTTTCACCCATCAGGTGGGTAGGAGCTCCTGCGGCAAACTCAATACATTCGATACCACGCTGGATTTCACCGTATGCTTCTTTATACGCTTTACCATTCTCTTGGACAACTAACTTAGCAAGCTCTTCATGATTTTCAGTTACGAGGTGATGGAATTTGTACATGACACGTGCGCGTTTTGGCACGGGTACATTTTTCCATGTTTGAAATGCAGTATGTGCAGCCTGGACCGCCTTATCCAAATCCTCTTTCGTTGAGATTGGAACGCGTGCCATGACTTCATTCGTCGCCGGGTTTGGCACCTCTAAATCTTCTGTGCTATTCGAGGCAACCCATTGTCCTTTGATATAGTTCTTCAACATTTTCGTATCGCTTTTTGTTACCGTCATCTTGAATGCGCCTCCTTTGTATTAGTCGATCTCCTTACATTATCTATGATTCTATATGGTGTTACATTAGACACAATGTAAAAAAATCCTTCCTCCAAACCGTACACAATTGTACTGTTACGTCAAAACAGGCTTGTCCGATTTTACATTTTGGACACTACCTGAAGCATTCAGGTATTTATGGGCAAATAGCATGAATTCGATCGCCATCCGTTTTTCAGAATTAGACATGAAATCATCACCCAACAGTTTTTCTAGCTTTTCAAGGCGATAATATAACGTTTGTCGTACGATGAATAACTGTTCTGCGGTTTCCTTTTTAGAGCCGCTGCACGCCAGGTATGTCCTCAATGTCTGCAAGAGCTTGCCGTTATATTTCTCATCGTATTCGAAGACTGGATTCAAGTATTCGTTGATCATGTTCTGGAACTCTTTCTGTGTTTTAACCAAACTGATTACCCTATACATATGTAGGTCTTCATAATAGTTGCAGAATCGTTCAGGCAATAAATTCCTTTGTAGCTTAATCGTTTCGACAGCCGTTTCATAGCTTTTTCCAATATCACTTAACGACTCAGTATATTGCCCCACAGCTATACTCTTAATCTGACAAGCATGTTTTTTCAGGAAATCCGTATGGAACACCCGTTGCATTCCTTTGTCTAATCGTTGTTTCCAAGAACCAGCTCCACGTTTATTAAGCAGGATATACACCGTATACCCATGCTTTTCCGTAGCAATCAGGTGAAAGCCTTGTTGTTCAAAAATAGCCCTGATGAATAGATTCAGATAAGTGATGTCTGAGCTAGTCGTTGCTGATGGCAGTTTACAAAGCGCCACTGTCCCGCCCAGAACATTCATCTTTCCTTCATAATAAATCAGGTTCTCTGAGGTTTCTTGTTCGTTGTGTTCTCCATCGAGCCAATTGTTGATCCATTCATTCTTTTCCGTCCGACGTCTCTCTTCAACATACATTTCGCGAAGAAAGAGTTGGGCGAGGACCGTCGCTGTCCGATCCAGAATAAGCAAATCGAATTCATTGATCTCCCGTTCCTTTGAAACAATGAAAATTTCTCCGTATTCCTGTTCCATCACAGGTACGGGCAGGTGGCTGATAAAAGGAGAATCGCAGGACTGATCGAGGTATGCAAGAAGAAAGCCCTGGTCCTCCTCACTCAATTCAGGCACGTACACATCCTCATCGTTCGATGTTTTCATCAACACTTGCAAGCCTGTATATTCATTCATTAACTTGAGCATTTCCTGACTATTTTCTATCGTCAGTAATTTTTGGTTCAATTTTTGTGAATATTCCTCGAGGTCCTGAATCATCTGATAGTGCTGATTGATCAGCTGGACATGGATATCTTGCGTGATGTTGACGAACTGGACTTCCTCTAAAAATAGGATGATTGGAAAACGATGGTGGTCGGCCAGCTTTATTACTTTTTCAGGAATCGTTTCAGTATAAGTCCCGATTTCGATACAAAGACCAGCCGCACCACAATCGATCAGTTGTTCAAGAAAATCTATCAGTAAAGCGTCATTGTCTTTCCAGACCACACCCGTCGATAGAATGAGTTCATTGCCGTTCAACAGTTTCCGTATATTCGGCACCTCCACGACATGAACCCATTTCACCTGTCGGGTCAGCCCTTCACTTCCTGCAATCACTTCCGTTTTCTCAAAGTGCTTCCTGCTTAAAATATCTTTTACAGCTAAACTCGAATGATGTTGCAAGTTTGGACACTCCGATCTGTGAACATCGTTGACATAGTGGGAATTTCGAAAAGATTCAAGAATTCTTACGAGCTGCTCATCGGCAAATACTTTTCCAATGTCCGAAGCATACGTTGATAAGATTCTTGTTCATCAAAATCATCTGAACGCCAATTCCTGAATACCCAGTCTGCTAATTCCTGAGGTGTATTAAAGAACTCCCCGCTGGAATCCGCCTTTCTTAACATATAACGTCCGTTGTCCTCATCAATCGTCACTTCACATGGAAACATGCTTTCTTTGCACTTCAGTGAAAATTCCATTGAAGATCTCCTTTCTTTTTTGGCTTTGTAAGTGTTGATTTCTACGAAATTTACTCCCTTTCCGCGGGCTATTGAAAAGCGGAAGCGACCCGGTTAGGCACGTAGGTCACTGGAAAACTGACGAGGAGGCTGTCGCCGCCGCAGGAAGTTTGAAGTGATCCAAGGACTGGTCGCTGAGCTGGACATCACTTCTTTGCATTTACCTACTTCCGCAAGCCTCCTTACTTGTACAGGATGTACTGACTTCGACGTTCACCATAGGACGTGGTGGTATTCAGTCGAAGTTCATTATTATAGTCGAAGATCATTTTAAAAAGTGCGGGGTCTCGCCTGGACCGCTTTTCCCGCAGGAGTGTCGTAAATTTCGCTTTAAGAAAGTTTCTATATCACATGAAAATAGAACAAAGCCTCTTTTTAAAGGATCAAACGTTTTGGCGTTGTTGAAAAATCAGACTAGAAAAGTATTTTCGAGCATCAGCTGTTTTGATATGAAGTGTCTCGGCTTCTTCTCCTAGCTTTTCAAACGTCAGGAAAGCTCCACTTAAGTTTTCCTGAACACCTTTTAATGCATAACCTTTCTCAATCATATGATCGATTTTCTCCCGTTCTAGAAGATATTCCTGGTAATCTGACATTTAGAACCTCCTCTATTCCAATGTTTTGTATTTAAAACCTGTTTGTATCAAGTTACTTTGCGTCCCTCAACTCCACTTCAGCATTTTCATCATCAAGGTTCCAATCACGGCCGACTGTAATGCCGAGAAACTTCTCATCACTCGGATCTTCAATTTCAGCTTGCTTGTATTTTTGGAAATACCAGTACTTGCAAAGCAAATAGTAACAAGCTGCTCCTAAGACGAATCCGATCAAGAAAGAATAATTCGGGAAGAAGTAAGATACTACAGCTCCGATGATCCATGCAATAAAGCCTGCAACGTTCACTCCGCCAGCGTATTTGAACTGACCTTCTGCTTTATATAGATCATAGACGTTCACACGGCGTTTCCTCAGCAAATAATAATCAGCGAATAATATACCGACGATAGCAGAAAGGATGCCCCCTACGATAAGCAATACTGGAATGATGATTCCGAACAGGCTCCACGGTTGAACAACTGTTCCTACGACACCTGCAGCAAATACACCAGCC includes:
- a CDS encoding CoA-acylating methylmalonate-semialdehyde dehydrogenase, translating into MTVTKSDTKMLKNYIKGQWVASNSTEDLEVPNPATNEVMARVPISTKEDLDKAVQAAHTAFQTWKNVPVPKRARVMYKFHHLVTENHEELAKLVVQENGKAYKEAYGEIQRGIECIEFAAGAPTHLMGETLSNIAEDIDSEMLRYPLGVVGGITPFNFPMMVPLWMFPLAIVCGNTFVLKPSERTPILANRLAELLTEAGLPEGVFNIVHGAHDVVNGLLEHPEVKAISFVGSQPVAKYVYEKAAQNGKRVQALSGAKNHHVVMPDADMDKAVQNVISSTFGSAGQRCMACSAVVVVGDNDKFVEALRKKADELTIGNGLDEEVLLTPVIRQSHREKVLGYIEKGIEEGADLIRDGRREMSDMDGGNFLGATIFDHVTPDMTIAKDEIFAPVLSLLRAENLDEGLEYIRKSRYGNGATLYTKNAQAVRQFREEADAGMLGINVGVPATMAFFPFSGWKDSFYGDLHVNGKDGINFYTRKKMITSRFDY
- a CDS encoding PucR family transcriptional regulator; this translates as MQHHSSLAVKDILSRKHFEKTEVIAGSEGLTRQVKWVHVVEVPNIRKLLNGNELILSTGVVWKDNDALLIDFLEQLIDCGAAGLCIEIGTYTETIPEKVIKLADHHRFPIILFLEEVQFVNITQDIHVQLINQHYQMIQDLEEYSQKLNQKLLTIENSQEMLKLMNEYTGLQVLMKTSNDEDVYVPELSEEDQGFLLAYLDQSCDSPFISHLPVPVMEQEYGEIFIVSKEREINEFDLLILDRTATVLAQLFLREMYVEERRRTEKNEWINNWLDGEHNEQETSENLIYYEGKMNVLGGTVALCKLPSATTSSDITYLNLFIRAIFEQQGFHLIATEKHGYTVYILLNKRGAGSWKQRLDKGMQRVFHTDFLKKHACQIKSIAVGQYTESLSDIGKSYETAVETIKLQRNLLPERFCNYYEDLHMYRVISLVKTQKEFQNMINEYLNPVFEYDEKYNGKLLQTLRTYLACSGSKKETAEQLFIVRQTLYYRLEKLEKLLGDDFMSNSEKRMAIEFMLFAHKYLNASGSVQNVKSDKPVLT